The proteins below come from a single Necator americanus strain Aroian chromosome V, whole genome shotgun sequence genomic window:
- a CDS encoding hypothetical protein (NECATOR_CHRV.G18070.T1): MSGLERSQSYEVREHYETRNGPCPSFSEMDRRFRLPPFSPLNFHSRFFDDFDFDRAFSRPYWHDQSMLTGHKIGEGVDVVDNDKEYAVSVDVSQFEPEELTVNIVDNTLIIEGKHAEKSDRFGKVERHFVRKYDLPMSVKGDEVKSELSKEGILTVKYDRHPEQQPKVIPISIKPK, translated from the exons ATGTCTGGATTAGAGAGGAGCCAATCGTATGAGGTTCGAGAACACTATGAAACCAGGAATGGTCCATGTCCGTCGTTTTCAG aaatggaCCGTCGTTTCCGCCTACCACCGTTCTCACCGCTGAACTTCCATAGCCGATTCTTCGACGATTTCGACTTTGACCGTGCGTTCAGCAGACCATATTGGCATGATCAATCGATGCTCACGGGCCATAAGATTGGCGAGGGTGTAGAT GTTGTCGACAACGACAAGGAGTACGCGGTTTCTGTTGACGTGTCGCAATTTGAACCTGAGGAATTGACG GTGAACATCGTGGACAACACACTTATCATCGAGGGAAAACATGCGGAAAAATCGGATAGGTTTGGAAAG gtggAACGACACTTTGTACGAAAATACGATCTTCCGATGTCGGTGAAAGGTGATGAGGTGAAGAGCGAACTTAGCAAAGAGGGAATTCTTACGGTGAAATACGATCGTCATCCTGAACAACAACCAAAAGTGATTCCAATTTCAATTAAACCTaagtaa